In one Acanthochromis polyacanthus isolate Apoly-LR-REF ecotype Palm Island chromosome 20, KAUST_Apoly_ChrSc, whole genome shotgun sequence genomic region, the following are encoded:
- the mrc1a gene encoding macrophage mannose receptor 1, producing MLPCSYSVVVLCLLQVLCVTADIDTSTFLIFNQDHNMCIKVESATSVTLSVCDPHAKQQQFRWASESRILSLSLKLCLGATEIKDWVKVVLFECDESSQVQHWQCKNETLFGLKDQDLHLNWGNHKERNVMIYKGSGVWSRWRIFGTQGDLCSKGYQEIFTIGGNAFGGPCQFPFKFHEKWFAECTKEGRQDGQLWCATVRDYDEETKWGFCPNKASSGWDTDPVTRVQYQRNAQSVLTWHQARKSCQQQGGDLLSIVELHEQSYISGLTNHLGTSLWIGLNSLDFESGWSWSNGNPFRYLNWAPGHPSSEPGLSCATLNAGKASKWESSTCSKKLGYICRKGNSTSLPPPLIKGPSFCPSHWIPYGGNCYYLERSKKMWSDALAACRKEGGDLASIHNIEEQSFIISQSGYVSTDMLWIGLNDQRNQMLFEWSDHTHVTFTRWLSGEPSHAMNFQEDCVLIRGTDGKWADHMCEKTYGYICKKKASIQPPEGIQEDVNPGCKTGSFRFGSYCYNIGTETKTFNDAKQTCSAAGGKLVDVADRYENAFLVSLVGLRPEKYFWTGLSNTEDKSTFKWTTRTRVAFTHFNVGMPDRKQGCVAMATGTSAGLWDVLSCSDKEKYICKKPAEGVHVTTIPPTTAALSCASGWTPVARRNICIKIYKKRKTLKKTWQEARDFCKAVGGDLMSIHNSQDLNSLYVHSSDPAWIGLSMGTNEAFVWSDGTAFSYENWGFGEPNNHNDNEHCAEVQIYYGRHWNDRHCESFNDWICQIRKGATPKPEPAITETVYNKTEDGWLIYNDTQYFINMDKLPMEAARVYCKKNFGELAVITGESERRFIWKQIVKRSEIQYYIGMTVNLDKSFSWLDDTPITYTAWERNEPNFANNDENCVTIYKSMGYWNDINCGMELPSICKRSGSFVNTTIAPTTVPKGGCAPEWMSFQGKCYKIVMGNDNKNWKDARTYCINQGGNLVSILNEKEQAFLTTQMLNYNGDLWTGLNDINWEIYFVWTDGKGISFTNWAKGHPTSSPDGHFAMDEVFDCVVIVGSVSKQTGQWKVADCNSKHGFICKRNIDSQIVVQPTTVQPKAFYKLGNDSFKLVAQKMRWDEARRQCQADDAELASILNPVTQAYITLQIAKHNESVWIGLNTNVTGGRFKWVDNWALSYTKWGINEPKNNFGCVYIDVDKTWKTAPCTNTHYSLCKKSSDVAPTEPPQHPGSCPEPKKQRTWIPFRGHCYYFVSSVVDNWAHASVECLKMGASLVSIEDPAEGTFIQKNLELLQDGAKTFWIGLYKSHEGKWMWIDSNVMDYTNWKTGMPKSDSCVDINSDSGQWATTSCSRYRSYICKTAKVIKPTEKPPAVAHVVEQPPHGSAGITVAIVLIVLAVIGLGAFFLLRKRIPTPVLGESTFDNKLYFNNPIRAPVDTKGLVANIEQNEQA from the exons ATGTTACCCTGTTCATATTCTGTCGTGGTCCTCTGTCTCCTTCAAGTCCTCTGCGTCACTGCCGACATAG ACACTAGCACCTTCCTGATCTTCAACCAGGACCACAACATGTGCATAAAGGTGGAAAGTGCCACCTCAGTAACGTTGTCCGTCTGTGATCCTCACgccaaacagcagcagtttcGTTGGGCCTCCGAATCTCGTATCCTCAGTTTGTCCCTCAAACTGTGTCTGGGTGCCACCGAGATAAAAGACTGGGTGAAGGTGGTCCTCTTTGAATGTGATGAGAGCAGTCAGGTCCAGCATTGGCAATGCAAGAACGAGACCCTGTTTGGTCTCAAAGACCAGGACCTGCACTTGAACTGGGGCAACCACAAGGAGAGGAACGTGATGATCTACAAAGGCTCAGGGGTGTGGAGCCGCTGGAGGATATTTGGCACTCAGGGCGACCTTTGTTCAAAGGGGTATCAAG AGATTTTCACAATAGGGGGCAATGCTTTTGGAGGCCCCTGTCAGTTCCCATTTAAGTTCCATGAGAAGTGGTTTGCTGAATGCACAAAGGAAGGTCGTCAAGACGGACAGCTGTGGTGTGCCACAGTGAGAGATTACGACGAGGAGACGAAGTGGGGATTTTGTCCAAACAAAG CATCCTCTGGTTGGGACACTGACCCGGTCACTAGGGTTCAGTATCAGAGGAACGCTCAGTCAGTGTTGACCTGGCATCAGGCCAGGAAGAGCTGCCAGCAGCAGGGAGGTGACCTGCTCAGCATCGTAGAGCTGCATGAGCAGTCATACATCTCTG GGTTGACAAATCATTTGGGAACATCTCTGTGGATTGGGCTCAACAGCCTGGATTTTGAGAGCGGATGGTCATGGAGCAATGGAAATCCATTCAGATATTTAAACTGGGCTCCGG GTCATCCCTCATCAGAACCCGGGCTCTCCTGTGCAACCCTAAATGCTGGAAAAGCTTCAAAATGGGAAAGCAGCACTTGCAGCAAGAAACTCGGCTACATTTGCCGTAAAGGAAACTCTACCAGTCTGCCCCCACCACtga TCAAAGGGCCCAGTTTCTGCCCCAGTCACTGGATTCCTTATGGAGGAAACTGTTACTACCTGGAGAGGAGTAAAAAGATGTGGAGCGACGCCTTGGCTGCCTGCCGtaaagagggaggagatctggcCAGCATCCACAATATAGAGGAACAGAGCTTCATCATATCTCAATCTGGATACG TGTCGACAGATATGCTCTGGATTGGCTTAAACGATCAGAGGAACCAGATGTTGTTTGAATGGTCTGATCACACCCACGTTACCTTCACCCGGTGGCTGAGCGGTGAACCTTCTCACGCCATGAACTTTCAGGAAGACTGCGTCCTCATCCGAGGAACG GATGGGAAGTGGGCAGATCACATGTGTGAGAAAACCTATGGATACATCTGTAAGAAGAAGGCCTCCATTCAGCCACCTGAAGGCATCCAAGAGGACGTAAACCCCGGATGCAAGACT GGCTCCTTCAGGTTCGGCTCGTATTGTTATAACATTGGAACTGAGACAAAAACTTTCAATGATGCAAAGCAGACATGCTCAGCGGCTGGTGGCAAACTGGTGGATGTGGCTGACAG ATATGAGAATGCTTTCCTGGTCAGCTTAGTGGGTTTGAGACCAGAGAAGTATTTCTGGACAGGTTTATCcaacacagaagacaaaagcaCTTTCAAGTGGACGACCAGAACCAGGGTCGCATTCACTCATTTCAACGTGGGGATGCCAG acagaaaacaaggatGCGTCGCCATGGCCACTGGGACTTCGGCTGGATTATGGGATGTCCTCAGCTGCAGCGACAAGGAGAAGTATATTTGCAAGAAACCTGCAGAAGGAGTGCATGTGACCACAATTCCACCCACCACCGCGGCCCTGAGCTGTGCGTCTGGGTGGACCCCGGTTGCCAGAAGGAACATCTGCATTAAA ATTTACAAGAAAAGAAAGACGCTAAAGAAGACTTGGCAGGAAGCGAGGGACTTCTGCAAGGCTGTTGGTGGGGACCTGATGAGCATACACAATTCGCAGGACCTGAACAGCCTGTA TGTTCATAGCTCTGACCCAGCCTGGATCGGCCTCAGTATGGGTACCAATGAGGCTTTTGTCTGGAGTGATGGAACGGCT TTCAGCTATGAGAACTGGGGCTTTGGGGaaccaaacaaccacaatgacAACGAACACTGTGCGGAAGTCCAGATTTACTATGGACGACACTGGAACGATAGGCACTGTGAATCCTTCAATGATTGGATTTGCCAGATACGCAAAG GTGCAACTCCCAAACCTGAGCCTGCCATCACTGAGACTG TATACAACAAAACCGAAGATGGATGGTTAATTTACAATGACACACAGTATTTCATCAACATGGACAAATTGCCTATGGAAGCTGCCAGGGTCTACTGCAAAAAAAACTTTGGTGAACTTGCGGTTATTACAGGCGAGAGCGAGAGGAGGTTCATTTGGAAACAG ATAGTGAAGCGCTCTGAAATTCAGTATTACATTGGAATGACAGTGAATTTGGATAAATCATTCAG cTGGCTCGATGACACACCCATAACTTACACTGCATGGGAACGCAATGAGCCCAACTTTGCTAACAACGATGAAAACTGTGTGACTATATACAAGAGCATGG GTTACTGGAATGACATAAACTGTGGCATGGAGCTGCCGTCTATTTGCAAAAGAAGCGGCAGTTTTGTTAATACAACAATTGCCCCGACCACAGTTCCTAAAGGAGGATGTGCACCTGAGTGGATGTCCTTCCAAGGAAAG TGCTACAAGATCGTCATGGGGAATGACAATAAAAACTGGAAGGATGCCAGGACATACTGCATAAACCAGGGAGGAAATCTGGTTTCTATCCTCAACGAGAAAGAGCAAG CATTTCTAACAACACAGATGTTGAACTACAATGGGGACTTGTGGACTGGCCTGAATGATATCAACTGGGAGATCTATTTTGTGTGGACAGATGGCAAAGGCATTTCATTCACCAACTGGGCTAAAGGACACCCAACATCTTCGCCCGATGGACACTTTGCTATGGATGAG GTGTTTGACTGTGTGGTCATAGTAGGCAGCGTCAGCAAACAAACAGGACAATGGAAGGTGGCGGACTGTAACTCAAAACATGGCTTCATCTGTAAAAGAAACATTG ATTCTCAGATTGTAGTCCAGCCCACCACCGTGCAGCCAAAGGCCTTCTACAAGCTTGGCAACGACTCCTTCAAACTGGTGGCCCAGAAGATGAGATGGGACGAGGCTCGAAGACAGTGCCAAGCAGATGATGCAGAGCTGGCCAGTATCCTGAACCCTGTAACTCAGGCATATATCACCCTGCAGATTGCCAAGCacaatgagtctgtgtggattGGCCTCAACACCAATGTG ACTGGTGGTCGCTTCAAGTGGGTTGATAACTGGGCTCTGTCTTACACCAAATGGGGCATAAATGAGCCTAAAAACAACTTTGGCTGTGTCTATATAGATGTGGATAAAACATGGAAGACTGCACCGTGCACCAATACCCACTATTCTCTCTGTAAAAAGTCTTCAG ATGTAGCTCCCACTGAACCCCCACAACATCCTGGCAGCTGTCCAGAACCAAAGAAGCAAAGAACCTGGATACCTTTCAGAGGCCACTGCTATTACTTTGTCAGCTCAGTGGTGGATAACTGGGCTCATGCCTCAGTCGAATGTCTGAAAATGG GTGCTTCTCTAGTGAGTATTGAGGACCCTGCTGAGGGGACATTCATACAGAAGAACCTGGAGCTTCTGCAGGACGGTGCCAAAACTTTCTGGATTGGCCTCTACAAGTCTCATGAAG GTAAGTGGATGTGGATTGATAGCAACGTTATGGACTACACCAACTGGAAAACGGGGATGCCAAAGTCAGACTCATGTGTGGACATTAATTCTGACAGCGGGCAGTGGGCTACAACCAGCTGCAGCAGATATCGCTCGTACAtctgcaaaacagcaaaag TTATTAAACCTACAGAAAAACCTCCAGCTGTTG CCCATGTCGTCGAACAACCTCCACATGGGTCTGCTGGCATCACCGTGGCTATAGTACTAATTGTACTTGCCGTAATTGGACTGGGTGCTTTCTTCCTTTTGCGTAAACGGATACCCACCCCTGTCCTGGGAGAAAGCACCTTTGACAACAAGCTTTACTTCAACAACCCCATCCGAGCTCCTGTAGACACCAAAGGCTTGGTGGCCAACATAGAGCAGAATGAACAGGCATAG